A genomic stretch from Hemicordylus capensis ecotype Gifberg chromosome 1, rHemCap1.1.pri, whole genome shotgun sequence includes:
- the LANCL1 gene encoding glutathione S-transferase LANCL1 isoform X1, whose translation MGLLFAIMAQRAFPNPFADYEKSLATGYFDSSGRLTPEFTQHLNNKVKELLQQMERGLKKADPKDCTGYTGWAGIALLYVHLYDVYGDPSYLQVAHEYVKKSLSCLTKRSITFLCGDAGPLAVAAVVYHKLQDDKQAEDCIARLLDLFRVNVPVPSEMLYGHMGYLYALLFVNKHFGMEKIHRNYIQQICDTVIASGEQLAKGRNFTSKSPLMYEWYQEYYVGAAHGLAGIYYFLMQPNLGVSQAKLHDVVKPSVDYVCQLKFRSGNYPPCIDDKRDLLVHWCHGAPGVIYMLLQAFKVFGDQKYLSDAMQCAEVIWQYGLLKKGYGLCHGTAGNAYAFLALYNLTKDMKYLYRACKFAEWCLSYGQHGCRTPDTPFSLFEGMAGTIYFLSDLLVPTKAKFPAFEL comes from the exons CTGACTCCCGAGTTCACTCAGCACCTGAACAATAAGGTCAAAGAGCTTCTCCAGCAGATGGAAAGGGGCCTGAAAAAAGCTGACCCCAAGGACTGCACTGGCTATACAGGCTGGGCAG GCATTGCTTTGCTATATGTACATCTATATGATGTATATGGAGACCCATCCTACCTTCAGGTGGCTCATGAGTATGTGAAGAAGAGCCTTAGTTGCCTGACAAAACGATCCATCACCTTCCTGTGTGGTGATGCTGGAcctttggcagtggctgctgttgtGTACCATAAGCTACAGGATGAtaaacaagcagaagattgcatTGCTCG CTTGTTGGATCTGTTCAGAGTGAACGTGCCTGTCCCTTCTGAGATGCTCTATGGTCATATGGGATATCTGTATGCTTTGCTCTTTGTGAACAAACACTTTGGAATGGAAAAGATCCACCGAAACTACATCCAACAG ATCTGTGACACAGTTATAGCATCTGGTGAGCAGCTGGCCAAAGGACGGAACTTCACATCTAAAAGCCCACTGATGTATGAATGGTACCAAGAATACTATGTAGGAGCAGCCCATGGCCTAGCTGGGATTTATTACTTTCTCATGCAG cccaatcttggtgTGAGCCAAGCAAAGCTGCATGATGTGGTCAAGCCAAGCGTGGATTATGTCTGCCAGTTGAAGTTCCGCTCTGGCAACTACCCTCCATGCATTGATGATAAGAGAGACTTGCTCGTTCACTGGTGCCATGGTGCACCTGGCGTTATCTACATGCTCCTTCAGGCCTTTAAG GTGTTTGGGGATCAAAAGTACCTCAGTGATGCTATGCAGTGTGCTGAAGTGATTTGGCAGTACGGGTTGCTGAAGAAAGGTTATGGCCTGTGTCATGGTACAGCTGGCAATGCATATGCCTTCCTGGCTCTCTACAACCTTACTAAAGACATGAAATATCTCTACAGAGCTTGCAAG TTTGCAGAATGGTGTTTGAGTTATGGACAGCATGGGTGTCGAACACCAGATACTCCCTTTTCGCTCTTCGAAG GAATGGCTGGAACAATATATTTTCTTTCTGACCTACTGGTGCCGACTAAAGCTAAGTTCCCTGCGTTTGAACTATGA
- the LANCL1 gene encoding glutathione S-transferase LANCL1 isoform X2 — protein sequence MAQRAFPNPFADYEKSLATGYFDSSGRLTPEFTQHLNNKVKELLQQMERGLKKADPKDCTGYTGWAGIALLYVHLYDVYGDPSYLQVAHEYVKKSLSCLTKRSITFLCGDAGPLAVAAVVYHKLQDDKQAEDCIARLLDLFRVNVPVPSEMLYGHMGYLYALLFVNKHFGMEKIHRNYIQQICDTVIASGEQLAKGRNFTSKSPLMYEWYQEYYVGAAHGLAGIYYFLMQPNLGVSQAKLHDVVKPSVDYVCQLKFRSGNYPPCIDDKRDLLVHWCHGAPGVIYMLLQAFKVFGDQKYLSDAMQCAEVIWQYGLLKKGYGLCHGTAGNAYAFLALYNLTKDMKYLYRACKFAEWCLSYGQHGCRTPDTPFSLFEGMAGTIYFLSDLLVPTKAKFPAFEL from the exons CTGACTCCCGAGTTCACTCAGCACCTGAACAATAAGGTCAAAGAGCTTCTCCAGCAGATGGAAAGGGGCCTGAAAAAAGCTGACCCCAAGGACTGCACTGGCTATACAGGCTGGGCAG GCATTGCTTTGCTATATGTACATCTATATGATGTATATGGAGACCCATCCTACCTTCAGGTGGCTCATGAGTATGTGAAGAAGAGCCTTAGTTGCCTGACAAAACGATCCATCACCTTCCTGTGTGGTGATGCTGGAcctttggcagtggctgctgttgtGTACCATAAGCTACAGGATGAtaaacaagcagaagattgcatTGCTCG CTTGTTGGATCTGTTCAGAGTGAACGTGCCTGTCCCTTCTGAGATGCTCTATGGTCATATGGGATATCTGTATGCTTTGCTCTTTGTGAACAAACACTTTGGAATGGAAAAGATCCACCGAAACTACATCCAACAG ATCTGTGACACAGTTATAGCATCTGGTGAGCAGCTGGCCAAAGGACGGAACTTCACATCTAAAAGCCCACTGATGTATGAATGGTACCAAGAATACTATGTAGGAGCAGCCCATGGCCTAGCTGGGATTTATTACTTTCTCATGCAG cccaatcttggtgTGAGCCAAGCAAAGCTGCATGATGTGGTCAAGCCAAGCGTGGATTATGTCTGCCAGTTGAAGTTCCGCTCTGGCAACTACCCTCCATGCATTGATGATAAGAGAGACTTGCTCGTTCACTGGTGCCATGGTGCACCTGGCGTTATCTACATGCTCCTTCAGGCCTTTAAG GTGTTTGGGGATCAAAAGTACCTCAGTGATGCTATGCAGTGTGCTGAAGTGATTTGGCAGTACGGGTTGCTGAAGAAAGGTTATGGCCTGTGTCATGGTACAGCTGGCAATGCATATGCCTTCCTGGCTCTCTACAACCTTACTAAAGACATGAAATATCTCTACAGAGCTTGCAAG TTTGCAGAATGGTGTTTGAGTTATGGACAGCATGGGTGTCGAACACCAGATACTCCCTTTTCGCTCTTCGAAG GAATGGCTGGAACAATATATTTTCTTTCTGACCTACTGGTGCCGACTAAAGCTAAGTTCCCTGCGTTTGAACTATGA